In the Longimicrobiales bacterium genome, one interval contains:
- a CDS encoding BamA/TamA family outer membrane protein: protein MSRFSPVLVCLGVLVAAAVCPATGSAQIGRTEVVSVRFEGNESFPRDSLARAIVTRETECRSAIFSPFCWAGADFALQEFYLQERQIPLDRLRLQVWYQIRGFREATVDTARTMHEEGTAEVSFLVVEGQPVLVRSISVEGVEGFNDPEITATLPLLPGDRLSQIALEATRDSLQNRLANRGYARVEVFRRFRIPADDPYGAEVTYSVEVGTRAYYGPVEIFGNESLSDATIRNTLEFREGDLYRGAELFESQSRLFGLDIMRSATVQPDFANATDSVIPVRVDVTEGDEYRVRYGAGLSNAECFDLETRWTARNFRGGGRILQARARVSNLLTPQFRDILCPQAGKEEFGELNWLASIDFAQPWIFSTRNSFVASVFGERQSLPDVFVRQAVGLQVALTRAIGPQTSLTISYRPELSRLEAAELLFCTGFLVCTPEDIDILDDVNMIAPIGISFSRNLANNPLNPTRGYSLALDLEHAAGWTGSNFRYDRFLAEAATYNAFGSGVVAARIRGGWVGAGPFSELVRGGDAVDIVQPEKRFYAGGANSVRGFAQSRLGPRVLQVLDPVRLMTVSSTSVTAACTPAQVMDLSCDATPLGDAGFIPRPTGGTRLLEANLDIRFGISSSFEGVVFADVGQVWAVKERAALADLEITPGAGVRYLSPIGPIRVDVAYRFRGGQALSVVTSQIRPFDPSVDNEEAKLSINGVFAPYVRTKNIALLTPTVLFGHSSSWSLRRFQLHISIGQAF from the coding sequence GTGTCCCGGTTCAGCCCCGTGCTCGTTTGCCTGGGGGTATTGGTGGCGGCCGCCGTTTGTCCCGCCACCGGTTCTGCACAAATCGGTCGTACAGAAGTGGTTTCCGTCCGTTTCGAAGGGAACGAGTCGTTCCCCAGAGATTCCCTGGCGCGGGCCATCGTCACCCGAGAGACCGAGTGCCGTTCGGCGATCTTTTCCCCCTTTTGCTGGGCCGGAGCGGACTTTGCCCTGCAAGAGTTCTACTTGCAGGAGCGGCAGATTCCGCTGGACCGGCTGCGTCTTCAGGTGTGGTACCAGATCCGCGGATTCCGAGAAGCGACGGTAGATACGGCCCGAACCATGCATGAGGAGGGAACGGCAGAGGTGTCGTTTCTCGTGGTCGAAGGACAACCAGTCTTGGTAAGAAGCATTTCCGTAGAGGGTGTCGAGGGCTTCAATGACCCCGAGATCACCGCGACCCTGCCTCTTCTGCCTGGTGACCGCTTGAGCCAGATCGCCCTTGAGGCGACTCGGGATTCGCTTCAGAATCGGCTCGCGAACAGAGGATATGCTCGGGTAGAGGTATTCCGTCGCTTCAGGATTCCGGCCGACGACCCGTACGGTGCGGAAGTGACATACTCCGTCGAGGTGGGAACGCGCGCGTACTACGGGCCAGTCGAGATTTTCGGCAACGAGTCTCTGAGCGACGCCACGATCCGCAACACGCTCGAGTTCCGTGAAGGAGATCTATATCGCGGTGCCGAACTGTTCGAGAGTCAGTCGCGGCTCTTCGGCCTCGACATCATGCGCAGTGCGACGGTCCAGCCTGACTTCGCGAACGCCACAGACTCGGTGATTCCGGTTCGAGTGGATGTCACCGAGGGTGATGAGTACCGGGTCCGATATGGCGCTGGCCTGAGTAACGCAGAGTGTTTCGATCTGGAGACCCGCTGGACGGCTCGGAACTTCAGGGGAGGTGGCCGGATCCTTCAGGCCCGTGCGCGCGTGTCGAACCTTCTCACGCCGCAGTTCAGGGACATCCTTTGCCCACAGGCGGGCAAGGAAGAATTCGGCGAGTTGAACTGGCTGGCCTCGATAGACTTTGCGCAGCCCTGGATCTTTTCGACGCGCAATTCATTTGTCGCCTCGGTCTTTGGTGAGAGACAGAGTCTGCCGGACGTCTTTGTCCGCCAAGCTGTGGGCCTGCAGGTGGCGTTGACTCGTGCGATTGGTCCGCAGACGTCGCTTACGATCTCCTATCGGCCTGAGCTGTCTCGGCTCGAAGCTGCGGAGCTCTTGTTCTGCACGGGCTTCTTGGTGTGCACGCCCGAGGACATCGACATCCTCGACGACGTAAACATGATCGCTCCCATTGGGATCAGCTTCTCGCGCAATCTCGCGAACAATCCGCTGAACCCCACCCGAGGGTATTCACTCGCGTTGGACCTGGAGCACGCGGCGGGCTGGACCGGATCCAACTTCCGCTACGATCGGTTCTTAGCCGAGGCCGCGACCTATAACGCGTTTGGATCGGGAGTTGTCGCAGCGCGGATTCGGGGTGGGTGGGTAGGCGCGGGCCCCTTCAGCGAATTGGTGCGTGGAGGGGACGCAGTCGACATCGTACAGCCCGAAAAGCGCTTTTATGCAGGGGGTGCGAACTCCGTTAGAGGGTTCGCACAGAGCAGACTGGGACCTCGCGTCCTTCAAGTGTTGGATCCGGTGCGTCTCATGACTGTGAGCAGCACGAGTGTTACCGCCGCATGCACACCAGCCCAGGTCATGGACCTGTCGTGTGATGCCACACCGCTTGGAGACGCCGGCTTCATCCCGCGCCCCACGGGCGGGACGCGACTTCTGGAAGCCAATCTCGACATCCGCTTCGGGATCTCAAGCTCATTCGAAGGCGTGGTTTTTGCCGATGTAGGGCAGGTCTGGGCCGTCAAAGAGCGTGCGGCGCTTGCCGATCTCGAAATCACTCCGGGCGCCGGCGTGCGTTACCTGAGCCCCATCGGCCCAATCCGGGTCGACGTGGCGTATCGTTTTCGCGGCGGGCAGGCGCTCTCCGTAGTGACGTCACAGATCAGGCCGTTCGACCCGAGCGTGGACAACGAAGAAGCGAAGCTCAGCATCAACGGGGTTTTTGCGCCTTATGTAAGGACGAAGAACATCGCGCTGCTCACTCCGACGGTGCTCTTCGGGCACTCCTCCTCCTGGTCGCTCAGGCGTTTTCAACTCCACATCTCCATCGGACAGGCCTTCTAG
- a CDS encoding metallophosphoesterase yields MLTILHASDLQFGKPFRPRAGDAFRSLAFEVMPDLIVVSGDLTQRAKPREFKAAWDFLERLPRVPLVVTPGNHDVPLYRIWERAVTPFWRWRHHIPRDVDSVVRVAGSMIVGLNSASPYRAIVNGRIQRHQLAFARKAFDEVPPGGPRVLVVHHHFVSPPDGEGGAPLPGGRKILQEIEDMQVDVVLSGHIHQTLIASSRDVIPGDRAGVPLIHTGTTTSRRGRGPEHRKNSCNIVKVLEDTIEVTPHFFESHGSAFEPGETVSVPRPGTPMKTAYPGAFPQED; encoded by the coding sequence GTGCTGACCATTCTTCACGCCTCCGACTTGCAGTTCGGGAAGCCATTTCGCCCGAGAGCGGGAGATGCTTTCCGTAGTCTCGCCTTCGAAGTGATGCCGGATCTGATTGTGGTTTCGGGCGACCTTACGCAGCGTGCGAAGCCTCGCGAATTCAAGGCCGCCTGGGATTTCCTAGAGCGACTGCCTAGGGTTCCCCTCGTGGTGACACCTGGGAACCACGACGTGCCGCTCTATCGTATCTGGGAGCGGGCGGTCACGCCGTTCTGGCGCTGGCGGCATCACATCCCACGGGATGTGGATTCCGTCGTGCGGGTCGCTGGGTCGATGATCGTCGGATTGAACTCGGCCAGCCCGTACCGCGCGATCGTAAATGGGCGAATTCAGAGGCATCAACTCGCCTTCGCGCGAAAAGCGTTCGATGAAGTCCCTCCTGGGGGGCCGCGGGTCTTGGTGGTTCACCATCATTTTGTGTCTCCGCCAGATGGCGAGGGGGGCGCACCCCTACCTGGCGGGCGGAAGATCCTCCAGGAGATCGAAGACATGCAGGTGGATGTCGTGCTGAGCGGGCACATCCATCAGACCTTGATTGCCTCGTCGCGCGATGTGATCCCGGGTGACCGGGCGGGCGTTCCGCTGATCCACACCGGTACGACCACCTCTCGCCGGGGGCGTGGACCCGAACACCGCAAGAACAGCTGCAACATCGTGAAGGTGCTCGAGGACACGATCGAAGTAACGCCTCATTTCTTCGAGTCCCATGGGAGCGCGTTCGAGCCAGGTGAGACGGTTTCTGTTCCGCGTCCGGGTACGCCGATGAAGACCGCGTACCCCGGGGCGTTCCCCCAGGAGGACTAA
- a CDS encoding prolipoprotein diacylglyceryl transferase, with protein MYPIIFEFPAWVPFMGGEAVTSFGVFMLFSFLTGGYLIRAEMARIGEDPDKAWDLVFMGVVGGILGAKIYYILLNYPRLATDPAALILSRGGLVWYGGFILATALVVWEIRRQKLPLPTMADVVAPGLAMAYGVGRMGCFLVGDDWGVPTDSWVGIAFPKGYPATTVSNIEALGISVDPALVEKYGQVLPVHPTQLYEVGISTAVFFFLWKIRRHKHNAGWLFMLWLGFAGAERFLVEFLRAKDDRFFGVLTLAQIISLGIIGVGIYGMTKLGRPAEAAA; from the coding sequence ATGTATCCCATCATTTTCGAATTTCCGGCCTGGGTTCCCTTCATGGGCGGAGAGGCGGTCACCTCATTCGGGGTGTTCATGCTCTTTTCGTTCCTCACGGGCGGATATCTGATCCGTGCCGAAATGGCCCGCATTGGCGAAGATCCCGACAAGGCTTGGGACCTCGTCTTTATGGGTGTCGTCGGCGGAATCTTGGGTGCCAAGATCTACTACATCCTGCTGAATTACCCTCGACTGGCGACAGATCCAGCGGCGCTGATTCTGTCGCGTGGTGGATTGGTGTGGTACGGCGGATTCATACTTGCCACGGCGTTGGTCGTGTGGGAGATCCGCAGGCAGAAGCTGCCTCTACCAACCATGGCAGATGTGGTCGCTCCAGGGCTGGCGATGGCCTACGGCGTGGGCCGGATGGGTTGCTTCCTCGTAGGTGATGATTGGGGTGTTCCGACTGATTCTTGGGTCGGTATCGCCTTCCCAAAGGGTTACCCGGCGACCACCGTCTCGAACATCGAGGCGCTTGGGATCTCCGTCGATCCGGCTTTAGTCGAGAAATACGGACAGGTACTGCCGGTACATCCGACCCAGTTGTACGAGGTCGGGATCAGCACGGCGGTGTTCTTCTTTTTGTGGAAGATTCGGCGCCATAAGCACAACGCGGGATGGCTGTTCATGCTCTGGTTGGGTTTCGCGGGCGCGGAACGATTCCTGGTCGAGTTCTTGCGGGCCAAGGACGATCGGTTCTTCGGAGTCCTTACCTTGGCTCAGATCATCTCGCTGGGAATCATCGGGGTGGGCATCTACGGTATGACGAAGCTGGGCCGGCCCGCTGAGGCCGCAGCCTAG
- the tsaD gene encoding tRNA (adenosine(37)-N6)-threonylcarbamoyltransferase complex transferase subunit TsaD, with product MSTARGPLVLGLETSCDETSAAVIDGDNRVLGHVILSQDEHAVFGGVIPEIAARAHLRKIDVVVDEALAQAGVTLEQVDLIGATAGPGLIGALLVGVCWAKSAAFALGRPFVPVHHMEGHLFAPSLEDPEAQPPFVGLLVSGGHTMLLHVPEWGDYRLLGETRDDAAGEAFDKVAKLLGLSYPGGPEIQRVAVLGDPKKHVLPRPMLRRNQSLNEAAYFDFSFSGLKTAVVDLTRRVGHEQSVGAERPNIAAAFQEAAVDVLASKTMRAVHATQCDRVLIGGGVAANLRLREALSERLGAHGRLFHASPRLSLDNGAMIARAARFRYDRGDVSGFDASASAGLEFPGLR from the coding sequence GTGAGCACAGCCCGCGGCCCCCTCGTTCTGGGTCTCGAGACTTCGTGTGACGAGACCTCGGCTGCAGTGATCGACGGTGACAATCGCGTGCTGGGGCATGTGATTCTCTCGCAGGACGAACATGCCGTTTTCGGCGGGGTGATCCCTGAGATCGCGGCCCGTGCGCATCTGAGGAAGATCGACGTGGTGGTCGACGAGGCTTTGGCTCAGGCTGGCGTAACACTTGAGCAGGTGGACCTCATCGGCGCGACGGCGGGGCCGGGGCTCATTGGCGCGCTACTCGTGGGTGTGTGCTGGGCCAAATCAGCTGCCTTCGCGCTCGGGCGCCCGTTCGTGCCAGTGCACCACATGGAGGGGCACCTATTCGCCCCGTCTCTCGAGGACCCCGAGGCCCAGCCCCCCTTCGTCGGGCTGCTGGTGTCAGGCGGCCACACCATGTTGTTGCATGTTCCCGAATGGGGTGACTATCGACTGCTTGGCGAGACCAGGGATGATGCGGCTGGCGAGGCCTTCGATAAGGTCGCCAAACTCTTGGGTCTCTCGTATCCGGGCGGCCCTGAGATTCAGCGTGTGGCGGTGCTTGGTGACCCCAAGAAACACGTCCTTCCTCGCCCCATGCTCCGCAGAAACCAAAGCCTGAATGAAGCGGCGTATTTCGACTTTTCGTTCAGTGGGCTCAAGACGGCGGTGGTGGATTTGACGCGTCGTGTGGGGCATGAGCAGAGTGTCGGGGCCGAACGCCCGAACATTGCCGCTGCCTTTCAGGAAGCTGCGGTCGACGTCCTCGCTTCTAAGACAATGCGAGCCGTCCACGCGACCCAGTGCGACCGGGTACTGATTGGAGGAGGTGTTGCTGCGAATCTCCGGCTTCGAGAAGCGCTTTCGGAACGCCTCGGGGCGCATGGCCGGTTGTTCCACGCGTCCCCGCGGTTGTCGTTGGACAATGGAGCAATGATCGCGCGGGCCGCTCGCTTTCGTTATGACAGGGGTGACGTGAGCGGCTTCGATGCGTCCGCCTCCGCTGGACTCGAATTCCCTGGCCTTCGGTAG
- a CDS encoding CdaR family protein: protein MASRPGRVLLHNWRLKLAALGLSVFLWGLVQTEPRNQETFSSIPIIVSVADTAWTLAAPPSPAQVELRLGGPAREIIRLAREGTTVRVPLEGINSADTLVSLRREWVGLGEGRGLSVESLSPVNIRVSLERAMTRTLPIALRTRGAVPSNMALASPLGLNPREVRIRGPRSRIEGLDSVHLSPFDLTAVQASGVFNVALDTTGLFGVMLVPTTATVGVRLESVVERVLSGLTVFVDTERIGTEVVVDPLSVQLRVTGARTLVTGIQPELLRVWVQGELLTGMAPGEERRVPLQIDGVPDLVTAVPSTDVVTVRRAADLAGGGDASGW from the coding sequence ATGGCTTCGCGGCCGGGCAGGGTGCTTCTGCACAATTGGCGACTCAAGCTGGCTGCGCTCGGTCTGTCCGTGTTTCTCTGGGGCTTGGTCCAAACGGAGCCGAGAAACCAAGAGACATTCTCGTCGATCCCCATCATCGTCTCCGTCGCAGATACAGCTTGGACTTTGGCTGCACCTCCCAGTCCTGCTCAGGTTGAACTACGCCTAGGCGGACCCGCTAGAGAGATCATTCGACTCGCACGTGAAGGCACCACGGTTCGGGTCCCACTCGAAGGGATCAACTCCGCGGACACGCTCGTCTCACTTCGGCGAGAATGGGTTGGTTTGGGTGAAGGTCGCGGCCTGTCCGTTGAATCGCTTTCTCCGGTGAACATCCGCGTCTCTCTAGAGCGAGCGATGACGCGTACGCTCCCCATTGCGCTGCGCACGCGCGGGGCTGTGCCGTCCAACATGGCTTTGGCGAGCCCGCTCGGGCTCAACCCACGTGAGGTACGAATCCGGGGTCCGCGGAGCCGGATCGAAGGTCTGGATTCTGTGCATTTGAGCCCCTTCGACCTCACCGCCGTTCAGGCGTCCGGGGTCTTCAACGTCGCTCTGGACACGACGGGCTTGTTTGGGGTCATGTTGGTGCCGACTACGGCCACCGTAGGGGTCCGACTCGAGTCAGTGGTCGAGCGCGTGTTGTCCGGACTTACCGTCTTCGTAGACACCGAACGGATAGGCACTGAAGTCGTGGTGGACCCGCTGTCGGTCCAGCTCAGGGTTACGGGGGCGAGAACGCTGGTCACCGGAATCCAGCCGGAGCTTCTACGTGTATGGGTGCAGGGGGAGTTGCTTACGGGCATGGCTCCGGGAGAAGAGCGCCGTGTGCCGCTTCAAATCGATGGCGTGCCTGATCTCGTCACCGCAGTTCCGTCGACGGACGTCGTGACGGTACGGAGGGCTGCCGACCTAGCGGGCGGAGGGGACGCTAGCGGCTGGTGA
- a CDS encoding TlpA disulfide reductase family protein, whose product MKRSFARSPYLWTILGAVTVVIVAWAGRESYQPVITGEVAPEFVARAMDGTDVAISDYADKVVLVNIWATWCGPCLEEMPSMQRLYEELDNEDFEILAISIDAPFGQADSFGRPGGDLDAFAQDLGLTFRILHNPAGDVQRVYQTTGVPETFLIGKDGIIYKKVAGGTHWDSPVNHALVLRLLGQ is encoded by the coding sequence ATGAAGCGCAGTTTTGCTCGCTCTCCCTATCTATGGACCATCCTCGGAGCCGTCACGGTTGTCATCGTGGCGTGGGCCGGACGTGAGAGCTATCAACCCGTAATCACGGGCGAGGTCGCACCCGAGTTCGTGGCGCGGGCGATGGACGGTACGGATGTCGCCATTTCGGACTACGCGGACAAAGTCGTCCTGGTGAACATTTGGGCCACTTGGTGTGGTCCGTGCCTCGAAGAAATGCCCTCGATGCAACGTCTCTACGAAGAACTCGACAACGAAGACTTCGAGATACTCGCCATCAGCATCGATGCCCCATTCGGGCAAGCCGATTCGTTCGGCCGACCGGGTGGCGACCTCGACGCTTTCGCTCAGGACTTGGGTCTCACCTTTCGCATTCTCCATAACCCGGCTGGTGACGTTCAGCGGGTCTATCAGACAACGGGCGTGCCAGAGACCTTTTTGATCGGAAAAGACGGCATCATCTACAAGAAGGTCGCGGGTGGAACCCATTGGGATTCGCCCGTGAATCACGCGCTCGTCCTCCGCCTCCTCGGGCAGTAG
- a CDS encoding PASTA domain-containing protein yields MRLGGSLARRRGGKSKGKSPKKAAAPKKQLAKKKDPSTKRSMPWLLVAALALFGWGGGYIAATQWVFPAPEPLGDLFEVPDVRGMGLASARERFADAGLQLGVIDSLLHPSVPAALIVGQAPLAGQIARPETEIRVTISLGPQLRSIPDVTQLDEAGARIVLESSGFRVLLDTAQAEVPRGRIIETIPPADSILALPSDVRMVVSTGPPLVLMPLVLGLEEHEAVQILDSLGLVVAETAEVFRFGRDQGIVVEQEPAVDTELERGAEVRLSVGRRARQREQ; encoded by the coding sequence ATGAGACTCGGCGGGTCGCTTGCGCGTCGACGTGGTGGAAAGAGCAAGGGGAAGTCGCCGAAAAAGGCGGCGGCGCCCAAGAAGCAGCTGGCGAAGAAGAAGGACCCAAGCACCAAGCGGTCCATGCCGTGGCTCCTTGTCGCGGCTCTCGCGCTTTTCGGTTGGGGCGGCGGGTACATCGCTGCGACACAATGGGTCTTCCCTGCGCCTGAACCGTTGGGCGACCTCTTCGAGGTTCCCGACGTCCGCGGCATGGGCCTAGCGAGTGCGCGAGAGCGGTTTGCTGATGCGGGTCTGCAACTTGGAGTCATCGACTCGTTGCTCCATCCGTCGGTCCCTGCAGCGTTGATCGTGGGCCAGGCTCCCCTGGCTGGGCAGATCGCACGCCCGGAGACTGAAATTCGGGTCACGATTTCTTTGGGCCCTCAGCTCCGTTCGATCCCTGACGTGACACAGCTCGACGAGGCCGGTGCGCGCATTGTCCTGGAAAGCAGCGGCTTCAGGGTTTTGCTCGATACCGCTCAGGCCGAAGTGCCTCGAGGCCGGATTATTGAAACGATCCCCCCCGCCGATTCGATCCTAGCGCTTCCATCTGATGTTCGTATGGTCGTGAGTACGGGACCGCCCCTCGTTCTCATGCCTCTCGTGCTAGGCCTAGAAGAACATGAGGCGGTGCAGATTTTGGACTCACTCGGCCTCGTTGTGGCCGAGACAGCCGAGGTCTTCCGCTTCGGGCGTGACCAGGGCATCGTGGTAGAGCAGGAGCCTGCCGTGGACACTGAGCTGGAGCGTGGGGCTGAGGTCCGATTGTCGGTGGGACGCCGGGCGAGACAGAGGGAACAATGA
- the rsmB gene encoding 16S rRNA (cytosine(967)-C(5))-methyltransferase RsmB, which produces MTSGDITTGRDAAYVIRVQVERGRRLDIALGAALVGLDPRERAFAHDLAYGTTRMRGRLDHLLAKHIHKGLASLQQDVLEVLRLGAYQILYMGSVPDYAAVSGSVDRARELKGKGAAGLVNAVLRRVSEDGDGDDQFPDWTTDPADYLSTWGSHPRWLIDRWLARWSPEEVRSLVDTNNGRPTTFLNSLDQSQDAAVELLAQAGITARSVQDVPSAVRLAWSTPPSEALSVLPGSIVQDPAAQLVVRYMDIDPGTKVADLCAAPGGKALAASVGASYTVAADRSESRIRMVRENADRTGRRVSCVVADAAHPPLVDADVVLLDVPCTGTGTLARHPDARWRLRPESVTELTAVQDRMLEAGATTVGRGGLLVYSTCTLEPEENGERIEAFLNAHPDFTIENSGSVSSNFIDEHGYLSVLPHEAGFDGSFAARLRRSE; this is translated from the coding sequence GTGACGAGCGGGGACATCACGACAGGGCGAGATGCCGCCTACGTCATCCGCGTTCAAGTCGAACGCGGACGCCGGCTCGATATCGCCTTAGGGGCTGCGCTGGTGGGCCTCGATCCGCGCGAGCGGGCATTCGCACATGACTTGGCGTACGGTACGACGCGTATGCGGGGACGACTCGACCACCTACTGGCCAAGCATATACACAAGGGACTGGCATCCCTGCAGCAGGACGTGCTCGAGGTGCTGCGCCTCGGCGCATACCAGATCCTCTACATGGGTTCTGTCCCTGATTATGCGGCCGTGTCCGGGTCGGTGGACCGAGCCCGAGAGCTGAAGGGGAAGGGCGCCGCGGGGTTGGTCAACGCCGTCCTGAGGCGTGTGTCGGAGGATGGCGATGGGGACGACCAGTTCCCTGATTGGACGACCGACCCTGCCGACTATCTCTCGACGTGGGGCTCCCACCCGCGGTGGCTCATCGATCGATGGTTGGCACGCTGGAGTCCGGAAGAGGTCCGCTCGCTCGTGGATACTAACAACGGCCGGCCGACGACCTTCTTGAATTCTCTAGACCAATCCCAGGACGCTGCGGTCGAGCTCCTGGCCCAGGCAGGTATCACGGCACGATCGGTTCAGGACGTTCCTAGCGCCGTCCGGCTCGCATGGAGTACTCCGCCCTCTGAGGCCCTGTCTGTCCTGCCGGGCTCCATCGTTCAGGACCCTGCGGCTCAACTGGTTGTTCGGTACATGGATATCGATCCGGGCACGAAGGTTGCAGACCTTTGTGCTGCCCCAGGCGGAAAGGCGCTCGCTGCCTCTGTCGGGGCTTCCTATACCGTCGCCGCAGATCGCTCGGAGTCACGCATACGTATGGTGCGAGAGAACGCAGATCGAACAGGCCGCCGAGTCAGCTGTGTGGTTGCGGATGCTGCTCACCCGCCCTTGGTGGACGCTGACGTCGTTCTTCTCGACGTTCCGTGTACAGGTACGGGCACCTTGGCACGACATCCAGATGCACGGTGGCGTTTACGCCCGGAGTCGGTGACGGAGCTCACGGCCGTTCAAGACCGAATGCTCGAGGCAGGCGCCACGACTGTGGGGAGGGGCGGATTGTTGGTGTACTCGACGTGCACGTTGGAGCCTGAAGAGAACGGGGAGCGAATCGAAGCGTTCCTGAACGCGCACCCCGACTTCACGATCGAAAACTCTGGATCGGTCTCGTCCAACTTCATCGACGAGCACGGTTACCTGTCGGTACTCCCGCATGAGGCCGGCTTCGATGGATCGTTCGCAGCGCGTCTGAGGAGATCCGAATGA